The Paenibacillus spongiae nucleotide sequence GTCGATGCGGGCAAGATCAGCGTCGCGGTTGAAGCCTTCAAGGCGAAGAGCCTGCCTTCCCGTGTCGAGCGATTCGAGATTATTGTGTCGCTTCCGGGTATTATAGGCCCCGACTACGCAGACAAGCTCATCCATGAGGCGGAGCGCGTGTGTACGATCGGCACAACCTTGAAGGTCGGGGTCCGTATCGAGACAGAAGCCCATTCCTACTAAGTCAGGCTGGCATCGAGAGAGGGTGAAGAAAGTTGCTGGGATACGTACTCCGGCGGATGGCGATGATGGTTCCGAGTTTGATCGGAATCGTTGTGGTGACGTTCATCTTGACGCGGGTTTTACCGGGTGACCCGGCTTTAATGATAACGGGGGAACAAGCGCTCCCCGAGTTCGTGGACAAGGTGCGCGAGCAATATGGGTTTGATCAGCCCCTGTACATTCAATTCTGGGAATATATCAAGCAGCTTGCCCGGGGAGATCTTGGATTTGCGTGGCATACGGGACATTCAGTTGCATCCGATTTCGCCTCGCGATTCCCCGCAACGGTCGAGCTGACGCTGGCAAGCATCTTCATTGCGCTTATCATCGCGCTGCCTATGGGCGTCCTGGCGGCATCCCGCAAGGATTCGCTGTTCGATCATTCGACGCGTCTCCTCTCGCTTCTGGGATCCTCGATGCCGATTTTCTGGCTCGGTCTGCTGCTTATTACGTTATTCTATTCGAAGCTTGGCTGGCTGCCGGCGCCTGTGGGGCGAATCAGCGGGGATATTAATCCGCCGACGCATGTGACGGGACTGTATGTGGTGGACAGCCTGCTGAGCTGGGATATGGTGGCGCTCAAGGATTCGCTTCTTCACCTGCTGATGCCGGCCTTATGTCTAAGCATGGGGACGATGGCTGTCGTGACCAAGATGATCAGAGCCAGCATGCTGGAGGTTGTTAAGCAGGATTTCATGCGGACGGCCAAGGCCAAAGGATTGTCGCAAGGAGCGGTGATCTACAAGCACGGTCTGATCAATTCCTTCATTCCGACACTGACCGTTCTCGGTCTGCAATTCGGTTATCTGCTCGGCGGGGCGGTCATTACGGAAACGATCTTCGTATGGCCGGGCATAGGCAACTATGTAACGGAATCCATTCTCGCCGCCGATTATGCGCCCATTCAGGCGATGACCCTGATCAGCGCGGTACTTTATGGCATTATCAATCTTATCGTTGAACTGCTCTATGGAGCGTTGGATCCGCGGGTGCGTTATGAATAGAACGAGTAC carries:
- a CDS encoding OsmC family protein, encoding MSHKVTVNWDNGSQYEISNDQGYKGIGRLTPGEDGLSPIELLSSSLALCVSISLVKLMEKDSVDAGKISVAVEAFKAKSLPSRVERFEIIVSLPGIIGPDYADKLIHEAERVCTIGTTLKVGVRIETEAHSY
- a CDS encoding ABC transporter permease, with the protein product MLGYVLRRMAMMVPSLIGIVVVTFILTRVLPGDPALMITGEQALPEFVDKVREQYGFDQPLYIQFWEYIKQLARGDLGFAWHTGHSVASDFASRFPATVELTLASIFIALIIALPMGVLAASRKDSLFDHSTRLLSLLGSSMPIFWLGLLLITLFYSKLGWLPAPVGRISGDINPPTHVTGLYVVDSLLSWDMVALKDSLLHLLMPALCLSMGTMAVVTKMIRASMLEVVKQDFMRTAKAKGLSQGAVIYKHGLINSFIPTLTVLGLQFGYLLGGAVITETIFVWPGIGNYVTESILAADYAPIQAMTLISAVLYGIINLIVELLYGALDPRVRYE